aaataaataaggaaagaaagaaagaaagaaagaaagaaagaaagaaagaaagaaagaaagagaaagtccaAATTTCCCTTCCAGCGTGTTGATTTGCTTATTAATTTTATGAGTGACTCTTAATGccagtaatttttaatttttgaggtttattttgttactttttatgaTGATAGCTGCTTTTATGATGTTAAAGAAATCATCAATTATCCCAACTTTGTGAGCAAACatattcctgttttcttccagaaacttTGTATTTCTAGCtattacatttaggtctatgatccaaCTCAAATCAATTTTTCCATAGGCATTGAAGAAGTGGTTCAAgttcattattttccaaataaatattcagtGGTCTGGCATCCTTTCTTGAAAACTTCCTTTTGTCACATAATTGCATGGTTGtgtttatcaaaaataaatttaccatttGAGTGTGTCTGAGTCTGCACAATTTATTTGGTTCCAGCAATTTATCTGTTCATCATTGCATCAGCCCCATGTCCTCTTGGTTACTGTAGCTTTAAAATTAACCTTGAATTCTGGTAGTAGaagttctctatttttttcttcttttatttcttttaatctgtGTCAGATAAAAGCAGtcttataaaagtaaatatttcaaactaaGTATTGCATTTCctgaaagaaagagaatatttaagaaaaaaaatagcttaGAATAATCAAGTCTGATACCTAGTGTGGTAAAACcataagattttaaatatataaagaagaaatccTATGGCTATCCACATGAATcataaatcttttttctcttctacagcTTTTGGGTGGTAGGCTTTGTAAAGAACAATTTTACTACTAGCCTGAGACTATATCTTTGGAGATCTCAGCTAGTTGTGGAATATATCACTGGGTGAATGCTGGGCTTTGTCTCACACACATCTTCACCTCCCCCACCTACAATTCTGACCttgaagaacaacaacaacaaaaaaaaaaaccaaaaaaataagaacacaaatcTTTAGAGAAAAAACTATTGAATAgttatttctattcatttatttctctgaattcccaattttattttatttttaaactcaatATTCTATGTAGTTTGGGGATTTTGGTTAATTTTGACAACATATcaagatatttctccaaagatgttTATCCaacatatgtatttgtttataaTGAGAGGTTCAGTAAAGCCTGTAACATGCCCCTGGGGGAAAACAGCAAACAGTTCTGTGGTTTCCACATTCTCACATTTCCACATTCTCCTATGTTCTGTCTTGCAAATCCCTACATTAGTGGGATAAAATACAGTCTTAGACTTGTAGTTCAATGTAGTTTAATAAACCTAACATTATGCttaatatatgatatttttaatatttcatactcAGCCTAGTTTCTGAGTCTTCCCATTATTAGTCAAAATTTGTTCCCTGGTAATTTCTTCAAGAGTTTTCTTGGAAACAACATTCCAAGATTATTGTTGCATGTATAAActgctttaaaagtttttatttaaacaacaattttgctggatataaaatctgAAGGTTACAATTACTCGTCTAGAGAAGTTCGCAGCTTTTGTTCCAGCCCCACTTTCATTTACTTAATGATATTAATTAGTTTGTGGAGCAAAGCATGACAGACCCAACTGGCCTGCTTCCAGTGGAGCTGGGTGAGTGAAACTGTAAACCTGGTCAAGGGAAAACCCCAGGtctctgaaagggaaataaaaagactgCCAATGACATTTGTGCTTTTCTTTATATGATTATACATTTTGAACTTTTAATGACTATATATTAGTTCagtgatattgaaaaaaaagaactgtagTTTATTTGGAtactaaagttttttttattaaatgtaatagTAAGATATACCTCCTTAAAATTAAGATTAGAAAAAAGTCATGAGATGAATAGAACTTGGGTTCCAAAATTCACACATCAGTATAATTGAAAGTAAAGTAACAATCTTGAGCTGAAGATATTACTCAATCCAGATACTGacaattttagaaatggaaatttaacagcattttctgaagaaaaaaaaataacagagattgaaagacaaaaaagaagatttaaaagcatttaaaactaACCtagggaaaatagaaaagagttaTGTTGGGGAAAGAAATTTGGTAATTTGGCATTTCCCTGCTAAGGTTACTGGGTTATTTGGAGATGGTATGgtatataaaattgtatgtaaGATTATTTAATACTTATTTCTCCTATAGTGTCCTGCCTTATCCCTGCTCATTATTTAAGTCGGGTTTTCCCCAATCTTGGTACTATTGACATTTGGGTCCAGATATTTCTGGGGTGGGGGCAAGAGGTTGTCCTGTGCCTTGCAAGATATTTAGTACAAGATTTCAATAGCAGTCCCCAGTTGGGACAACCAAAAACATTTCCAGACATGGCTGAACATTCCCAATGTGATGGTAAAAATGCCCCTTATGTCAATCATGTCTTCTATGTCTACTAGGTCACTGCTTAGTAGTTTGCAAAAGGTTCCCCCTTCCCTGTCAagattaatttctattttcaggTAGTATTTCTAAGTAAGCAATTATTCaccatattattattctttcctctttattactgtaatctttaatattttcaacaaatgtctTCTCACAGTAACAGTATACTGATGTTTGAAAAGCATAACAAGTCAGTAGTCTCTTGAGAAAATTAATCCTAGTTAAATGAAGCATAAGTTACAAAATGAATAGAAGTTGTGGCTGTTTCAGATATAAAGAAATGATGATAAAGAAACACACATAACTCATCCTTTTattgtgcatatgtatatgtatatcttttgtattttgcattttagtgTTCTGTTGCACAGCATTAAAGAAGTCTACTCTTTAATTCATTTCCAGGTGATGAGAAGCCAAATCAAAATTCAGGAATCATAACTCCAATCTGTGCCTTTGGATTCCTAGAAAAGGAATGTAGCGTTGAAGATAAAAGATCATCATAAGGAAAAACTCCCAAAGAAATAGAATAAGTTTTATGTACTTAAGTACCTGAGTCACACTAGGTCTGATTACTCCCTCAATTAAGAAGATATCTGTAGATAAACAGTAATTCTAGGATATTTAtgtcattcatatttatttatttatttgtgatgctGGCAGATATCTATTTCTTCAAAGTCTAATCATATTATAccatcaaatgaaataaaagaaattagctCACTTCTTACAAAGTGCTCCTGCCCTTTTATTGAAAGGTTCCCTAGCATTGCAATTGGAAacttaaatttaagaaagtaAACATATGCTATGGACTTAAATGCTCTAATCTATCTTTTGTCTTCTGAAGCATGGTCAGTAACTGAGTTTTTAGTGTCAGGGAGTAGGAAATCAATCCCTAATAAATAATTCACTAAGAGAGCATATGCATCAATACATCAGATAAATATATTCCATGTGCAATAAAAAAATGGCTTAATGGGAAACAACTGAATTAAAATGCTGACGAACACAGAACCCTGTAAGTTTAACATGAGAGACAGAAttagcaaatacagaaaacaaacagaattggcaaagaacataaatttttattttaaatcacagtTAGATGTTTATTGATCCCAAACAACCAAGAACCTGCATTCACTCTGAAGGATGGTAAGTAGAGATTTGCTATAAATCTGTCAGTTGATTGGAGGCTTCAGGTGGAACTAAGATGATCCTTACACAATAACCAAATGACACTCTGTTCTAAATGCATAAAATTGTTTCCATAATGTGGTAAAATCTTGAGTTGTCACAAATACTGTTGAATGGCTACTACCTGAAAGTTGAGATAGCTTATATAAATAAATCCTCAGTTTCTCTGAACTCTGGGAAGAACAGGAGATAAAGTACAAAGTAGTTCAACTGTTTTCTAGACCCAGGAGGATGGTTTACCAAATACTCCCACTGGGCCAggattaaaatataacaaaaattttcatttggtAACATGAAGTTAGTCATATTCATTCTCTGGCCATTTCTTTATATTCATGGTAGGTGTGTCTCCAGGgtcttatttatttcatttgtcaaCACACATTCTCCTCACATCCTAAGTCTCCTTAGGGCAGTTGCTCAATGAATAATTAGTGAAAATGTGTGTTTGGCAGATCATTATTGTATCTCAAATTCTAATAAGGGTCTGCTAGATACTACAAGGGTGGGCGTGAGTAAACTTGTTTCCATTCtaatgtctttgtttttccaccatcataaagagaaacagaagaaaagcaaaatgaggGAAACTCAGATAAAATGAGGAAGTAAAAGCAGCATTATTACTACTGAAAATGCTTCCGACTTTAGGGCAATGATCCTCAGAAGGACtagaaaatatatcatattttcaaaatatgtcaaatatatttcacttctctttacataaaatatattcgTTGATCAACTTCCTCATGGCTGTCTTTACTTCCTTGTTTCTCAGTGTGTATATGATGGGATTAAGTAAAGGGAATATTACAGTATGGAACACAGACACTACTTTATCTAGGGAAAATGAGTCAAAGGGACGAGCATAAATGTAGATGCTTGGTCCAAACATTAGCACCACTATGGTGATGTGGGAATAGCAGGTGGACATGGCCCTGTTGGTACTCTCACCTGAGCCTGAGTGCTTCTTGAGCATGGCCAGAAGAAAGGCATAGGACATTAACAGAGCAATGAAACACACCACAGAAATCAGACCACTGCTGAAGATCATCACTAACTCTTCTGGGAAGGTGTTGGCATAGGCAATCCGGACTACATGTGTGATGTCACAGAAGTAGCTGTCCAACTCATTGGGCCCACAGAAGCGAAGTCGAATAATGAGAGCCACCTGTATTATAGAATGGATGAAGCCCCCCATCCAGGAGACAGCCACCAGGATACAGCAGAGACGTCGATTCATGATGGTAGCGTAGTGGAGGGGGCGGCAGATGGCAGCATAGCGGTCAAAGGCCATCACCGTGAGCAGGAACATCTCTGAGGCTCCAACAAAGTGCAAGAAGAAGAGCTGTGCAATGCACCCACCAAAGGAAATTGTCTTTCTTTCCACAAAGAAGTTCACAAGCATTTTAGGGGCTGTGACAGAGGAATACCAAATATCAAGGAAGGCCAGGTTAGCCAACAAGAAATACATGGGAGAAGTCAGGTGGGGATCAAGTCTAATGGTGCAAATGATAAGGATATTCCCTGGAAGGATGAATAAATAGAAGGACAGAAATATAACAAAGAGGATTAGTTGCACCTCCCGAGTCTGAGATAGGCCAGTGAGAACAAATTCTATCACCCTGGTGTAATTTGtagtttccatttcttcaattagtttttttttcataatattgctatgaaaataaaaaatgataattactCCAAATAACATTTAACTAGAATTATATCACTGCTTTCAAAATTGTTGTATGTTCTCTGTAGTTGAGATTTCGTTAGAGTAAGAATACATTTGGTTACCCTATTTTGTACTTGAAAATCCAAGATAGGGAGAAAGTAAGTGACAACTTTATACATCAGAAATAATTGAATCATATGAAATGTGTCACATGTCTGAAAGCCAAACATCATCTCTTCAATTCTATAAATCCATTTTTTTGAAACTCAGAACTTATCCTTCCTCCAAATATTAACATTGATAGGTTATGTGCAGTTACTTCCAAGTTCAGCCAAATTTTAGACTGCTAATTGGAAATGCAGCCTATTCTTTCTAGATCCTTATTATTGGGAAAACTTGCCAATTTGGAAATTTAAGTTTGTATTCTAATATCACCTACACTGATCTATCTATATATTAGTTTTAATTAATAAGTGACCCCAGAGCTTCATGTATATTGCATAAcaagaatttataatttaattcttattaaTAGGTTAACAGCCACCATAGATAATATCCAGGTTGTCTGTATGAAAATCTTTCTGGTTGTGACCAGATCTTCAATACCCACCACTACACTGGTCATGAAGTTTATCCACTGTCTTAGAAAGGTAGGAGGAAGGCGTAGTCATCTGAGAAATAGGTATGCTCATCACCAAAGCAAATTGTACTATAATGATCCACTTTGCCATTTCAAGGAGAGAGTAGGAAAAAGATTATGTGTAGACTTCTACTTAAGATCCAGTATTGACTCTGACACTGCTATGTAAAAGAAAAtccatcaaataaaaatgaaataatcactCACAATCCAAATACACTTCCCCCTTTAAATAGTGTTCAAAACTGCCACTCCAGAACAAATATTTCTTGCAACCAACAGTCAATACTAGAACCTTGCTTCTGTTCTCCTGATGTGATAACTTATAATACTCTCATCTCAGTGtttcttaggaaaataaaaaataaggttttataaaaatgaatagatgTAACAGGCATTTACAGACACTATGCATACTATCAACTACAGAAATGTAGTATTTCTGCCTTGAAACCTACTGAGTCAATTTGTACATAATTTATGAACATACACATATCACTTTTAATATGCTATAGAAGCATAAAGTTCATTAATATTAATGAACATAGATCACTTTTAATATGCTACAGAAGCATTGCATTATGATGACAAGAGACTTAATACAAGTAgatacccacccacccccaaaaaataacACCCGTATTTTCCAGGAATCTGACAGCAAGCATtgagagggaaaaacaaaagcacCCTGAAAACTCAGTAGTGTGAGACTATTTAGCATGAGGGAGTGTCCCCATGCTGGTGAATAGCCCAGTATGAGCCTCAGAGAGCTAATCATGTAGGAGGAGATAAGgacatataaaattaagttttgaaagattttgatcaaaagaaaaataatgcctCCAGTTTCAACCCTTCTCCTTCTTAAAAACTTGGTTATCTGCAGTGACATAGTTCCTACGATTCCAGAAAACAATGCTTTCACTTTCCTACCCAGAGGAAGCAGTGCATACATAGCCTTCCTAAGTAACGACATGGTAAGGGTATAGTTGCAGATTCACAGGGTACTAACTCATTTACATTTGTTGATGAGTAAATCAGGAGTTTCAGACAATTAAGAAAATCTCCACATGGAGCCTTTGGCACATTATGATTATTCTGTTCATTTGGGTATTTTGGTATTATGCAAACAGATGGAAGTATTAGGTTGTTTgttctttatgttttgttttgttttgtttccattttttggtgctgaggattgaacacaggtgttcctcattctaggcaagtgctctgtcactgagctacaccccagacctttttattttattttcagacagttgcctaggctggcctctaacttgccatcctcatgtctcagcctcctgaggagctgtgGTCAcggggtgcaccaccacacctggttaggttgttgttttcttaattaaataatatgtctattattatttaatggaGAAGAATGTTTTGAAGCAGTAAATGCTATTACAAAGCCctaagcattttttcattttcagaaggaCAGCAATAGCATTCCAATTTTTGTTATACAGTCACCATTTTACTCCTCTGTCTTATTCTGTACCTTCCCATCAAAAAGGAAGTGGACATGGCACTGACCTACACAGAAATAATTTAGGTGAACGAGTGTGGATATCTTGGGAAAACAAATGCATCAGGTATATTGAACAGAAAGGATCATTTTACCTTAAAAGGTATCAAAGAGATTTCCTTTTTGCATTTCAAGGCTCAAAATATAAGTGTCAAATTAGAAACTAATGATACATACTTTGcattaacaacaaaaactaaCCTTATTTATTCTTTAGGAAAGAAATATAGAGTATAGAGCATTCGTGCCTTCCCCCTCTCCCCATAACTGTCAAGTTGAAAAGAGACATTTGACTGCAGCATCTCAACCCACAAGTCAGACAGCCAATGACGCCCTCTTTTCCCCAAGCTAACGATGTTCAACCACtacacataatacacacacacacacacacacacaccattataCCCTGCCATGTCCTcaatgaaggacaaaaaaaattAGGTTCTTTTGGTAAATATGAATATGTCCTCATAAAACATTCAATAATTGAGACCCTGGTCATCATCTGTCATTTAACAGGTGTCAAAACAAATTCTTACACATGATATCAAAAGCTCTATCCCAGAATATAGAGCTCTGTGTCTCTATGAATTATTTgtttgttcaacaaatgttgaTTGAGGAACGACTGTGTACTAACTGCAAAGAATACATCAATGAGCAGGAAAGATTCAGCTTCTACctcaatgaacttctgttctagAAACATGGACAATAGATAAGTAAACAggcaaataagtaaaataaaatcattaccaCCAGTGACAAGGGACAAGAATATAAGATAAGGGGATTACAATGGAGAGTAAATAGAGGTGGTATATTGTGGGATATGGTGGCCTAGTGATGGAGTGTTATGGAAAAGCTTCTCTGACTTGATGGCTTTTCAATTAACTCTGAAGATCAAgataaacaaattttagaaatggagaacaataaaaataaaggacctGGTGCAGGGGAAAGTTTCTGAGAAAATCGGGTTTTAATATAACTTCCAACAttgtttagaataaaatccaGGACATTTGtgaataagatttaaaatttagGAATATCATTCTGGTTgctaaatgattaaaattatagtGAGACAAGACTACAGAAAACATGAGGCTTAATTAAAGATAGCAACAGTtatttagagaaatgaatagttggtttagaaaaacatttagaaGATACAACTGGTAGGATTCAGTAATAGactgcatgtttttattttcaaaccacCAAAGTCAGCTGGAATTTGAGCTCCATAATCCCTGTTTTAAAAGAATGCCTTCCTatcaaaagaatgggaagttttactTCATAtaagtataatatgtcaaaatacactctactgccatgtgtaattaataagaacaaaattttttaaatttttaaaaaggcctctttttccctctgtatATCAAATGAAGGTCATCCAGCAGTACCCAGGTCGTACTTACAATGATTGAATTTACTACACATATTTAGATATcattatggcttggatgtgagatgtccccaaaagctcacccaagaaggttcagaggagaaaggattgggttgtgagagtcttaacctactCAGTGAATGGATCCTTGATGgggctgagtggtaactggaagcgggtagggtgtggctggagggagtggttcactAGGGCGTGGCTAGGAGaagatattttgtatctggggagtggagtctctctctctgcttcctgatgatgggagctgcttccctctgccacgttctttcaccctgatgttctgcctgacctcgagcccagaggaatggagctggccttctatggactaagacttctgaaactatgagccctcaactaaacctttcctcctctataattgtgctggtcagatcatttagtcacagcagtgaaaatgctgactaaaacaggtatgTTCCGTCACATTCTAAGAAAGGCTGGAAATTGTGCCAATAAAATCTAGAGCAAGAAATAACATTTGTGGGGAATTCTTGGGGGAGATGAGCCATCCATGGAGACTGAGGTAGGGTATTTCTTTCTGAGGTTACCATTCAGGAGGGATGTCTATTCCACACCGGTACTTACTTTAAAGCACCTCTGTAAGTTGGTTAAGGAATTTCACTTCATCCCACCATCCCCACCCCAACATACACCCTTTCCAAATCTCTGAATACAATCCTGCTCTCCTAACACCACCCAGTGAATTCCCATTCTTTACTTAGTCTGCAGGGATGTAGTATCTAGAGGATGACTCTGGAAACACATAGGAGTACAGGGTCCTCCCTGTAGATGAGTGAACTGTGAACTCTCCTCAAGGGACCAGTGGTTTGGGGAAAACAAGGAACCTGTGCAGAAATTCTTCCTTACTCACAAGGTAATATTCATCCATGGATCTAGCCAACCTCTGAGCAACCACACAGAGAATTCTTACCCCAACTAACTGGGTAGTCCAAGAAGGCTGTCACATAGATcctaaaattgtgaaaaaaaaaactaaatcaagAAATACTGGCTTACTTTCATACAACaggctattttttttaattagttattaTCTGTAGCCATTGACCATTCACTTTCCTGAGATGAATATGTGAGTGAATCAGTCTGCATCTCTCAGATGCTGGCCACTCTTGATAACCACAGAGTTCACAGtcagaaggaatgctttcagcaTCTACGTCAACAACACAGGAAGGATTAAGCTGAAATCAAGAGA
The Sciurus carolinensis chromosome 2, mSciCar1.2, whole genome shotgun sequence DNA segment above includes these coding regions:
- the LOC124978046 gene encoding olfactory receptor 4M1-like; its protein translation is METTNYTRVIEFVLTGLSQTREVQLILFVIFLSFYLFILPGNILIICTIRLDPHLTSPMYFLLANLAFLDIWYSSVTAPKMLVNFFVERKTISFGGCIAQLFFLHFVGASEMFLLTVMAFDRYAAICRPLHYATIMNRRLCCILVAVSWMGGFIHSIIQVALIIRLRFCGPNELDSYFCDITHVVRIAYANTFPEELVMIFSSGLISVVCFIALLMSYAFLLAMLKKHSGSGESTNRAMSTCYSHITIVVLMFGPSIYIYARPFDSFSLDKVVSVFHTVIFPLLNPIIYTLRNKEVKTAMRKLINEYILCKEK